In Carnobacterium sp. CP1, the following are encoded in one genomic region:
- a CDS encoding biotin transporter BioY → MKMSTRDLTYCSIMAALTFISGFISIPLGPIPLTLQTLVALLTGLLLSKRNAVVAQGLHIILILITSGFQSFLSPSFGFVFGFAAGAYVIAFILEQYRFTIKTVSLAVLAGSLIFYLIGLPYMALILTGYLGVNLSVFQIFQMGMFVFIPGDIIKAIIAVTLGLRLRGKIARSQTSV, encoded by the coding sequence ATGAAAATGAGTACAAGGGATCTCACCTATTGCAGCATTATGGCTGCCTTAACCTTTATTAGCGGATTTATCAGTATTCCTCTTGGCCCTATCCCTTTAACGTTGCAAACGTTAGTTGCTTTATTGACTGGATTACTGCTCTCAAAGAGGAATGCTGTTGTCGCACAAGGTTTGCATATTATTTTGATTCTTATCACAAGCGGATTTCAGTCTTTCCTCAGTCCAAGTTTCGGTTTTGTTTTTGGTTTTGCAGCTGGAGCTTACGTCATCGCCTTTATTTTAGAACAGTATCGGTTTACTATTAAAACTGTTTCACTAGCTGTTCTGGCAGGCTCATTAATTTTCTATCTCATTGGGCTTCCATACATGGCCCTCATCTTAACAGGATACCTGGGAGTTAATTTATCGGTTTTCCAGATTTTCCAAATGGGAATGTTTGTCTTTATTCCCGGGGATATCATCAAAGCTATCATCGCGGTCACCCTTGGTTTGCGGCTACGCGGAAA
- a CDS encoding biotin--[acetyl-CoA-carboxylase] ligase, with translation MTTKQRVLAFLEKNKGTAISGQELADTLKISRTSIWKAINLLKEEGYAIEAITNKGYCLSASSDLLSAEAIRPFLLPELKERPFHIFKTTESTNNEAKKIIVEQANTEAIVLTEEQTKGKGRLGRFFYSPPKTGIYMSLILKPQMTTMDATLITTAAAVAVCLAIEKVTKKKPKIKWVNDIYLDGYKISGVLTEAVTNFENGTIETIILGIGLNFRMPLEGFPAELQSIAGSLLSTENPEITRNELIAEITNQFHHIYQQIETREYLEAYKERCFVFGKKIDFRQGKQEFEAIPIDIDQQGGLIVKMENGEQRTLSYGEITIKRPFNKENQK, from the coding sequence ATGACAACAAAACAACGCGTATTAGCTTTTTTAGAAAAAAATAAAGGCACCGCTATTTCTGGACAAGAATTAGCGGATACCTTGAAAATTTCCCGGACTTCCATTTGGAAAGCCATCAATTTATTGAAAGAAGAAGGTTATGCAATCGAAGCGATAACGAATAAAGGGTATTGTCTTTCGGCATCTTCTGATCTTTTATCTGCTGAAGCGATACGCCCTTTCTTGCTGCCGGAACTAAAAGAACGCCCTTTTCATATTTTTAAAACCACCGAATCGACTAATAATGAAGCAAAGAAAATAATCGTTGAACAAGCAAATACAGAAGCAATTGTCTTAACCGAAGAGCAGACAAAAGGAAAAGGACGACTAGGAAGATTTTTCTATTCTCCGCCTAAAACAGGCATTTACATGAGTCTTATTCTAAAACCACAGATGACTACAATGGATGCAACTTTGATCACAACTGCTGCGGCCGTCGCCGTTTGTTTGGCGATTGAAAAAGTAACCAAAAAGAAACCAAAAATCAAATGGGTGAACGATATTTACTTAGACGGTTATAAAATTTCTGGTGTTTTAACTGAAGCCGTCACAAATTTTGAAAATGGAACGATCGAAACGATTATTCTAGGAATCGGTTTAAATTTCAGAATGCCGCTTGAAGGATTCCCAGCTGAATTACAATCTATTGCAGGGAGTTTGTTGTCCACAGAAAACCCGGAAATAACTCGTAATGAATTGATTGCTGAAATCACAAATCAATTTCACCATATTTATCAACAGATTGAAACAAGAGAGTACCTTGAAGCTTACAAAGAACGTTGCTTTGTCTTTGGGAAAAAAATCGACTTTAGACAAGGAAAACAAGAGTTTGAAGCTATTCCAATCGATATTGATCAACAAGGCGGCCTAATCGTTAAGATGGAAAATGGCGAGCAGCGTACTTTGTCTTATGGTGAAATAACCATCAAACGTCCGTTTAACAAGGAGAACCAAAAATGA
- a CDS encoding sugar O-acetyltransferase, translating to MDMKEFIAFCKNGYPIPDKDEELEELAAQCSDEAQKITMALNTSYHSQKEIVDIFSELTGSKVDSSFVCNPPFYTNFGKNITIGKNVFFNIGCSFQDRGGIRIGNGTLIGMNVTIATLNHGLSLETRNTTYPSPVAIGENVWIGSNSTILPGVTIGNGSVIAAGAVVSKDVPENTVVAGVPAKAIKKINNETK from the coding sequence ATGGACATGAAAGAATTTATAGCTTTTTGCAAGAACGGTTACCCAATTCCAGATAAAGACGAAGAATTGGAGGAACTAGCAGCTCAATGCAGTGATGAAGCTCAAAAAATTACCATGGCATTGAATACATCCTATCATTCACAAAAAGAAATCGTAGATATTTTCAGCGAACTGACAGGCAGCAAAGTCGATTCGTCTTTTGTCTGTAATCCGCCGTTTTACACGAATTTTGGTAAGAATATCACTATTGGAAAAAACGTATTTTTCAATATAGGTTGTTCCTTTCAAGATAGAGGCGGAATTAGGATAGGAAATGGCACCTTGATAGGTATGAATGTCACGATTGCTACACTTAACCATGGTTTATCTTTAGAAACAAGGAACACAACTTATCCTTCTCCAGTTGCTATTGGAGAAAATGTTTGGATCGGATCCAACTCAACCATCCTGCCGGGCGTCACAATTGGAAACGGCTCAGTTATTGCTGCAGGAGCAGTTGTTTCTAAAGACGTTCCAGAGAATACGGTTGTTGCAGGAGTACCAGCAAAAGCGATTAAAAAAATCAATAATGAAACAAAGTAA
- a CDS encoding methylated-DNA--[protein]-cysteine S-methyltransferase, with the protein MENKERPHIFYGQLDNPDWPLYLAATAEGLCFIGSLDEGFDELTKWAGKYTPYALLEENEGELAAYAKQLQEYFKGERSQFELPIDTTGTAFQQEVWAALMELPYGATTSYGEIASRINKPGSSRAVGTAIGKNPVLIVVPCHRVIHKNGGISGYRGKLPMKKKLLELEAVRRN; encoded by the coding sequence ATGGAAAACAAAGAAAGACCGCATATTTTTTATGGGCAGCTAGACAACCCTGATTGGCCGCTTTATTTAGCTGCTACAGCAGAAGGGCTCTGTTTTATCGGCTCTTTAGATGAAGGATTTGACGAGTTAACAAAATGGGCTGGAAAATATACCCCTTATGCCTTATTAGAAGAGAACGAAGGCGAGTTAGCAGCATACGCTAAACAATTGCAAGAGTATTTCAAAGGGGAAAGAAGCCAGTTTGAATTGCCGATCGATACAACTGGAACTGCATTTCAACAAGAAGTATGGGCAGCATTAATGGAGTTGCCGTATGGCGCAACGACTTCATATGGAGAAATAGCCAGCAGGATCAATAAGCCTGGTTCTTCTCGGGCTGTCGGAACGGCTATTGGGAAAAACCCTGTTTTAATCGTTGTTCCTTGTCATCGAGTAATCCACAAAAATGGTGGGATTTCAGGGTATAGAGGAAAGCTGCCAATGAAGAAAAAACTATTAGAATTGGAAGCAGTAAGGAGGAATTGA
- a CDS encoding DMT family transporter translates to MNKQWGKVLLGAVCEVLWVIGLNHAANIWAWLGTLLAIILSFYLIIAASQYIPVGTVYAVFVGLGTAGTVFSEIIFFNEPLNISKLLLIFLLLAGVIGLKLVTEQKTEKGEVS, encoded by the coding sequence ATGAATAAGCAGTGGGGAAAAGTATTGTTAGGCGCTGTTTGTGAAGTGCTATGGGTGATTGGTTTAAACCATGCTGCTAATATTTGGGCATGGCTAGGAACACTTCTTGCAATAATACTTAGTTTTTATTTGATTATTGCAGCAAGCCAATACATTCCAGTCGGAACAGTATATGCTGTCTTCGTTGGTTTAGGAACAGCAGGAACGGTTTTTTCTGAAATCATTTTCTTTAATGAACCTTTAAATATCAGTAAATTACTGCTGATTTTTCTTTTACTGGCAGGCGTTATAGGATTGAAGTTAGTGACCGAACAAAAAACTGAAAAAGGAGAGGTTTCGTAA
- a CDS encoding DMT family transporter, which produces MAWLSLIAGGLFEIVGVMMINRLNQHRNWQSLVLLAAGFGVSFFFLSYAMKTIPMGTAYAIWTGIGASGGAILGMLLYGESKDWKRILFIAMVLVATIGLKLVS; this is translated from the coding sequence ATGGCGTGGCTTTCATTAATTGCAGGCGGATTATTTGAAATAGTGGGTGTCATGATGATCAATCGACTAAACCAACACCGCAATTGGCAATCGTTAGTTTTATTAGCAGCAGGTTTTGGAGTAAGTTTCTTCTTCCTTTCATATGCGATGAAAACCATTCCTATGGGAACAGCTTACGCTATTTGGACAGGGATAGGAGCATCCGGTGGGGCTATACTAGGAATGTTGCTGTATGGCGAATCAAAAGATTGGAAAAGAATTCTTTTTATAGCAATGGTTTTAGTCGCAACGATCGGGTTAAAACTTGTCTCATGA
- a CDS encoding glucose-1-dehydrogenase, producing the protein MYKDLEGKVAVVTGGSKGIGNAIARRLSEEKMSVVINYHSDKEGAEETVADLKKLGGEAVAVQADVGTEEGVDSLLKAALENFGGLDLWVNNAGMENQSPTHELKLEDWNKVLNVNLTGVFLGSKAALNHYLEKNKKGNIINLSSVHERIPWPTFAHYSASKGGVKLFNETIALEYAHKGIRVNSIAPGAINTPINAEKFEDPEKKESTLEMIPMNTIGKPEEVAAAAAWLASAESSYVTGTTLFVDGGMSLYPSFEEGKG; encoded by the coding sequence ATGTATAAAGATTTAGAGGGAAAAGTTGCAGTCGTTACTGGAGGCTCTAAGGGAATAGGAAATGCCATTGCTAGGCGTTTATCAGAAGAAAAAATGTCCGTTGTCATCAATTACCACAGCGATAAAGAAGGTGCCGAAGAGACGGTTGCTGATTTGAAAAAATTAGGCGGCGAAGCAGTTGCGGTACAAGCAGATGTGGGAACTGAAGAAGGAGTAGACAGTTTATTGAAAGCAGCTTTGGAAAATTTTGGTGGTTTAGATTTATGGGTCAATAATGCTGGAATGGAGAATCAATCTCCCACCCATGAATTGAAATTGGAGGATTGGAACAAAGTATTGAACGTCAATTTAACAGGAGTATTCTTAGGTTCTAAAGCCGCTTTAAACCACTATTTAGAAAAAAATAAAAAGGGCAACATTATTAACCTATCTTCTGTTCATGAACGGATTCCTTGGCCGACATTTGCGCATTATTCAGCAAGTAAAGGCGGAGTGAAGTTGTTTAATGAAACAATCGCTTTAGAATATGCACATAAAGGCATTCGAGTGAACAGCATTGCACCAGGGGCTATCAACACGCCCATTAATGCTGAAAAATTTGAAGATCCAGAGAAAAAAGAAAGTACTTTAGAGATGATTCCGATGAATACCATCGGAAAACCAGAAGAAGTAGCTGCGGCCGCTGCTTGGTTAGCTTCTGCAGAATCAAGTTACGTAACGGGCACGACATTATTTGTGGATGGTGGAATGTCGCTTTACCCATCATTTGAAGAAGGAAAAGGTTGA
- a CDS encoding nucleoside deaminase produces MDKFMKRAVELAAANVRNGGQPFGAVLVKENEIVAEGVNELHNTYDISGHAEMLAIRKAQSELQTHDLSDYTIYASGEPCPMCLAAMYLSGMKQGYYCASVETAAETGLGASQAIYADFKKPKSERKLSMKQIPLEEGQENPMEIWQNKQ; encoded by the coding sequence ATGGATAAATTTATGAAAAGAGCAGTAGAACTTGCAGCAGCAAATGTTCGCAATGGAGGCCAGCCGTTTGGAGCGGTGTTGGTAAAAGAGAATGAAATCGTCGCTGAAGGTGTGAATGAGCTGCATAACACTTATGATATCAGTGGACATGCTGAAATGCTGGCTATTCGTAAAGCTCAGTCAGAGCTTCAAACCCATGATTTATCGGACTATACGATATATGCCAGCGGAGAGCCGTGCCCAATGTGTTTAGCAGCGATGTATTTATCTGGTATGAAGCAAGGATATTATTGCGCATCGGTTGAGACAGCTGCTGAAACTGGCCTAGGCGCCTCTCAAGCAATTTATGCAGATTTTAAAAAACCAAAATCAGAACGAAAACTTTCGATGAAGCAGATACCATTAGAAGAAGGCCAGGAAAACCCAATGGAAATTTGGCAAAATAAACAGTAG
- a CDS encoding metal ABC transporter substrate-binding protein, with translation MKKKLTYLVLTLFGAVLLIAGCGKSGNSANEEDSGKLKVVTTFYPMYDFTKNVAQENAVVSLLVPAGTEVHDFEPSAKMIAQIENADVFVYNSDEMETWVPSVLKSIDTSKTVIVNASEGIDLIHNEADADEHDEEHEHEGEEHSHAVDPHVWLDPVLAQAEVTNIQKGLAEADPDNSDAYAANAETYQQKLEDLNQEFVSAFENATKRSFVTQHAAFAYLAKRYDLTQISVSGLSSDAEPSPAKLAELSDFVTENKVDYIYFEDNASSKIAETLADEVDVELLVLSPIEGVTQKEQDAGIDYIHVMQDNLNALKKSIQ, from the coding sequence ATGAAGAAAAAATTAACTTATTTAGTTTTGACTTTATTTGGGGCGGTCTTATTGATTGCCGGGTGCGGGAAATCAGGAAATTCAGCTAATGAAGAAGATTCTGGCAAATTAAAAGTCGTTACGACTTTTTATCCAATGTATGATTTCACAAAAAATGTAGCGCAAGAGAATGCAGTTGTTTCTTTGCTTGTTCCAGCAGGAACAGAAGTACACGACTTCGAACCGAGTGCCAAAATGATAGCACAAATTGAGAATGCTGATGTTTTTGTTTACAACAGTGATGAAATGGAAACTTGGGTACCCAGTGTACTGAAATCGATTGACACAAGCAAAACAGTTATTGTGAATGCAAGCGAAGGTATTGATTTGATCCATAACGAAGCAGATGCCGATGAGCACGATGAGGAACACGAACATGAAGGAGAAGAACATTCTCATGCTGTCGATCCTCATGTCTGGTTAGACCCAGTATTAGCACAAGCAGAAGTAACAAATATCCAAAAGGGTCTTGCAGAAGCTGACCCTGATAATAGCGATGCTTATGCAGCTAATGCAGAAACTTATCAACAAAAGTTAGAAGATTTAAATCAAGAATTTGTATCGGCTTTTGAAAATGCGACAAAACGTTCTTTTGTGACGCAGCATGCAGCTTTTGCTTACTTAGCAAAACGCTACGACTTAACTCAGATTTCCGTCTCAGGGTTATCCTCTGATGCAGAGCCTAGTCCAGCCAAATTAGCAGAACTATCTGATTTTGTAACTGAAAATAAGGTTGATTACATTTATTTTGAAGATAATGCATCCTCTAAAATTGCAGAAACATTAGCAGATGAAGTTGATGTCGAGTTGCTGGTATTAAGTCCGATTGAAGGCGTTACGCAAAAAGAACAAGATGCAGGAATAGACTACATTCATGTGATGCAAGATAATCTTAATGCCTTAAAGAAAAGTATTCAGTAA
- a CDS encoding alpha-glucoside-specific PTS transporter subunit IIBC — MMQKLQRFGGAMFTPVLLFAFSGIILSIAIMMQNSMIVGGIAADGTFWSNLWAVIENGAWTVFNQMELLFVIGLPLGLAKKANGRAALESLVVYMTFNNFVSKIIELMGTTFGVDFNQEVGGASGLKLIAGIKTLDTNLIGAILIAAIVVWIHNRFFETKLPDWLGIFQGSSLVVIIGFFIMLPVAFMTAWIWPVIQSGIVSLQGSLASSGTLGVGIYVFLERLLIPTGLHHFIYQPFIYGPAVLEGGITANWLQNLNEIASSTAPIKELFPAGGFALHNASKLFAPLGISAAFYATAKPEKRKKILALLIPTALTAVLAGITEPFEFTFLFLAPQLFFVHAVLAGALGATLYSLGVVGDIGSGLIAVVSQYIIPMSLNHVSTIILLIVVGLIFSLIYFVVFRFAILKFDIKTPGREVDEEVKMYSKKEYRDRQAANKEKKPATAKGGAYASSAAHYLEGLGGASNIVDVNNCATRLRITVNDETLVKSDAYFKEGGAHGLVRKGKAFQVIIGLDVPQVREAFENQLTIEGSDLAATVE, encoded by the coding sequence ATGATGCAAAAGTTACAGAGGTTTGGTGGTGCAATGTTTACGCCAGTTTTATTATTTGCTTTTTCAGGAATAATATTGTCCATCGCTATTATGATGCAAAATTCAATGATCGTTGGAGGAATAGCAGCAGATGGAACATTTTGGTCGAATTTGTGGGCTGTAATCGAAAATGGAGCATGGACAGTATTTAATCAAATGGAATTGTTATTTGTAATAGGACTGCCTTTGGGATTAGCTAAGAAAGCTAATGGTAGAGCGGCTCTGGAATCTTTAGTTGTTTATATGACATTCAATAATTTTGTTAGTAAAATCATTGAATTAATGGGAACAACATTTGGCGTAGATTTTAATCAAGAAGTAGGCGGCGCAAGCGGCTTAAAACTAATTGCTGGAATAAAGACATTAGATACTAACCTGATTGGTGCCATTTTGATTGCTGCAATTGTGGTTTGGATACACAATCGATTTTTTGAAACTAAATTACCAGATTGGTTAGGTATTTTCCAAGGGTCTTCCTTAGTCGTTATCATTGGCTTTTTCATAATGTTGCCAGTAGCATTTATGACTGCATGGATTTGGCCAGTAATTCAAAGCGGCATTGTTTCATTGCAAGGGTCTTTAGCAAGTTCTGGAACTCTGGGAGTTGGTATTTATGTCTTCTTGGAAAGACTATTGATTCCTACTGGACTTCATCACTTTATTTATCAACCTTTTATTTATGGGCCGGCAGTATTAGAAGGCGGGATCACAGCAAACTGGTTACAAAATTTAAATGAGATCGCTTCATCTACAGCACCTATTAAAGAGCTGTTTCCAGCTGGAGGGTTTGCTCTTCATAATGCTTCTAAATTGTTTGCGCCACTTGGCATATCGGCCGCTTTTTATGCAACAGCGAAACCAGAAAAAAGAAAGAAAATACTAGCGTTACTGATTCCAACAGCTTTGACAGCAGTGTTGGCAGGGATTACAGAACCGTTTGAATTTACATTCTTGTTCCTTGCTCCTCAATTATTTTTCGTACATGCAGTATTAGCAGGTGCTTTGGGAGCAACACTTTATTCGTTAGGAGTTGTTGGAGATATCGGCAGTGGATTAATAGCGGTGGTAAGCCAATATATTATACCCATGTCTCTAAACCATGTAAGTACTATTATTTTATTAATTGTGGTCGGTTTAATCTTCAGCTTGATTTATTTTGTAGTGTTTCGTTTTGCCATTCTTAAATTCGATATAAAAACGCCCGGCAGAGAAGTGGACGAAGAAGTTAAGATGTACAGCAAAAAAGAATACCGGGATCGTCAAGCTGCGAATAAAGAAAAGAAACCGGCAACAGCTAAAGGCGGTGCCTATGCTTCAAGCGCTGCTCATTATTTAGAAGGATTAGGCGGAGCAAGCAACATCGTTGATGTAAATAACTGTGCAACAAGATTAAGAATAACAGTAAACGATGAAACACTAGTAAAAAGTGATGCTTATTTTAAAGAAGGCGGCGCTCATGGGTTAGTAAGAAAAGGGAAAGCTTTCCAAGTTATTATCGGTTTGGACGTGCCTCAAGTAAGAGAAGCTTTTGAAAATCAGCTTACTATTGAAGGGAGTGATTTAGCCGCTACTGTTGAATAA
- a CDS encoding 6-phospho-alpha-glucosidase, which translates to MTLKKQSLLIAGGGSTFTPGIIMMLLENLDKFPIRQIKFFDNDEERQKEIADACEIILQERAPEITFLATTDPETAFTDVDFVMAHIRVGKYAMREQDEKIPLKYGVIGQETCGPGGISYGMRSIGGVLELIDYMELYSPDAWMLNYSNPAAIVAEATRKLRPTAKIINICDMPVGIEHRMSEILGLQSRKDMTVRYYGLNHFGWWTDIRDKDGNDLMPKIKEHVAEHGYVTPNELVGRPGEEIEPSWMHTYGKAKEVYPLDPKTLPNTYLKYYFFPQDEVALADPEHTRANEVMEHREKSVFSECNRIANIQTAEDAKLETDDHASYIVDLARAIAYNTKERMLLIVPNDGALSNFDPTAMVEIPCIVGSNGPEPLAQGEIPRFQKGLMEQQVAVEKLVVEAWAEGSYQKLWQALILSRTVPNARVAKQLLDDLIEANQGYWPELKDSVKVTVPMV; encoded by the coding sequence ATGACATTAAAAAAACAATCACTACTTATAGCAGGCGGAGGAAGTACATTTACGCCAGGAATCATTATGATGTTATTAGAAAACCTAGATAAATTTCCTATTCGTCAAATTAAATTTTTTGATAATGATGAAGAGCGACAAAAAGAAATTGCTGATGCTTGTGAGATCATTTTACAAGAACGTGCTCCGGAAATTACATTTTTAGCTACAACAGATCCAGAAACAGCATTTACAGACGTAGATTTTGTTATGGCACATATTAGAGTAGGAAAATATGCAATGCGTGAACAAGATGAAAAAATTCCATTGAAATATGGAGTCATCGGCCAAGAAACATGCGGTCCTGGCGGAATCTCTTATGGAATGCGCTCAATTGGCGGAGTTCTGGAACTGATAGATTACATGGAGTTATATTCACCTGATGCTTGGATGTTAAATTATTCTAACCCAGCAGCAATAGTAGCTGAAGCTACTCGTAAACTAAGACCGACTGCTAAAATCATTAATATTTGTGATATGCCTGTAGGAATTGAACACCGAATGTCGGAAATATTAGGTTTGCAATCACGAAAAGACATGACAGTACGGTACTATGGCTTAAATCATTTTGGCTGGTGGACGGATATTCGTGACAAAGACGGCAATGACTTGATGCCGAAAATCAAAGAACATGTAGCCGAACATGGCTATGTGACACCAAATGAATTAGTTGGTCGGCCAGGAGAAGAAATTGAGCCAAGCTGGATGCATACTTATGGTAAGGCTAAAGAAGTATATCCTTTAGACCCGAAAACACTGCCAAATACGTATTTAAAATATTACTTTTTCCCTCAAGACGAAGTTGCGCTAGCTGATCCAGAGCACACACGCGCTAATGAAGTAATGGAACATCGTGAGAAGTCCGTATTTTCAGAATGTAATCGCATTGCTAATATTCAAACAGCTGAAGATGCAAAATTAGAAACAGATGACCATGCTTCTTACATCGTTGACTTAGCACGTGCTATTGCTTATAACACGAAAGAAAGAATGCTTTTGATCGTTCCTAATGATGGAGCTCTTTCTAATTTTGACCCTACAGCAATGGTAGAGATTCCATGTATTGTAGGATCAAATGGTCCTGAGCCATTAGCGCAAGGCGAAATTCCACGTTTCCAAAAAGGTCTGATGGAACAGCAAGTAGCTGTTGAGAAACTGGTTGTAGAAGCTTGGGCAGAAGGTTCTTACCAAAAATTGTGGCAAGCTCTTATTCTTTCAAGAACTGTTCCAAACGCAAGAGTTGCAAAACAACTCTTAGATGATTTAATTGAAGCAAACCAAGGTTACTGGCCTGAGCTAAAAGATTCCGTGAAGGTAACGGTGCCTATGGTATAA
- a CDS encoding MurR/RpiR family transcriptional regulator produces MDLEALINQHYRELNESDLQILSYIIQNKEKCKGMTIIALAQETLTSKSTISRLVKKIGFSGYSEFKYSLKNETKKELDQTVSNFSDTQKEDITNTLKLFNQTNCEPIIKKIHQAERIFCYGTGWGQRDVLSDLRRSLIVVEKFPIVLSSKKELEIASKVTFTKGDLLIVVSLSGDIQEVKNEMNVLTLNGIDILSITSLKNNSLASLATYNLYFQSTPALLNGIEIFSFLPVFILTDSLIREYIKFYQTGKL; encoded by the coding sequence GTGGATTTAGAAGCTTTAATTAACCAGCATTATCGTGAATTGAATGAAAGCGATTTACAGATACTGTCTTACATCATTCAAAATAAAGAGAAGTGCAAAGGAATGACCATTATTGCCTTAGCTCAAGAAACCTTAACCTCTAAATCTACCATTTCCAGACTCGTAAAAAAAATTGGGTTCTCTGGGTATAGCGAGTTTAAATATAGTTTGAAAAATGAAACAAAAAAAGAATTGGATCAAACTGTTTCAAACTTTAGCGATACACAAAAAGAAGATATCACCAATACACTAAAGTTGTTCAACCAAACAAATTGTGAACCGATAATCAAAAAGATTCACCAGGCTGAAAGGATTTTTTGTTACGGTACTGGCTGGGGGCAAAGAGATGTTCTTTCGGATTTAAGAAGAAGTTTGATCGTAGTAGAAAAATTTCCCATTGTTCTTTCTTCGAAAAAAGAATTAGAGATAGCTTCAAAAGTAACATTTACTAAAGGTGATTTGCTGATTGTGGTGTCTTTAAGCGGAGACATTCAAGAAGTGAAAAATGAAATGAATGTTTTGACTCTTAATGGTATTGATATTCTATCCATCACTAGTCTGAAGAACAATAGTTTAGCTTCATTAGCTACCTATAATTTATATTTTCAAAGCACGCCTGCTTTATTAAATGGAATAGAAATTTTTTCATTTTTACCAGTTTTTATTTTAACCGATTCCTTGATTAGAGAATACATCAAATTTTATCAAACGGGTAAGTTATAA
- a CDS encoding peptide ABC transporter permease: protein MINGALSYPPFTPLEVPPFGTDILGFTIFAKVIQGFKYTFFIGLLLSSAQILISLFLSILTLYKLGSALLPIFSYLDKLFTLIPKPFLLLLLIGPYYHALLFSAEDVQPAANLEFMLIQLLILFLVGLPNLVKLYHAELTFLFKQDFALASQTLGSSKLRSVRYSFKPQLIELTLNLFFKVLTQNLSLFIYLAYFQLYLGGSLVTQLDASTNYTVTISNEWSGLIGQNINRLASTPWTVLVPLAFYIGLVFLLNGIKRALIGGMQNHSI, encoded by the coding sequence ATGATAAATGGAGCATTAAGCTATCCGCCTTTTACCCCTCTTGAAGTTCCGCCATTTGGTACGGACATTCTAGGATTTACGATCTTCGCTAAAGTCATTCAGGGATTTAAATACACTTTTTTTATTGGTTTGTTGTTAAGTAGCGCTCAAATATTAATCAGTTTATTTTTAAGTATTCTGACCCTTTATAAGTTAGGATCAGCGTTGTTGCCTATCTTTTCGTATTTGGATAAGCTGTTTACATTGATTCCTAAGCCCTTTTTATTACTGCTTTTAATTGGACCCTATTACCATGCCTTACTATTTAGTGCAGAGGACGTTCAACCGGCAGCTAACCTGGAGTTTATGCTGATTCAACTGCTTATTTTATTTCTTGTCGGGCTTCCAAATTTAGTTAAACTTTACCATGCTGAATTAACCTTTCTTTTCAAACAAGATTTTGCCCTTGCCAGTCAAACGCTAGGCAGTTCTAAACTTAGATCGGTTAGGTATTCTTTTAAACCACAATTAATAGAACTTACATTAAATTTGTTTTTCAAAGTCCTAACGCAAAATTTATCTCTTTTTATCTACTTAGCTTATTTTCAATTGTATCTAGGCGGTTCATTGGTAACGCAGTTAGACGCAAGCACCAACTACACTGTAACCATATCTAACGAATGGAGCGGATTGATTGGGCAGAATATTAATCGACTAGCCAGTACTCCTTGGACAGTCCTCGTTCCGTTAGCTTTTTATATTGGTCTAGTTTTCTTGCTTAATGGAATCAAACGAGCTTTAATTGGAGGGATGCAAAATCATTCTATTTAG